The genomic DNA GTTTGCGCTGACATATCAATGCGGGTTGGGCAGAAATTGTCGGCAGCCACGCTGAGAACGAGGGTCTGATTACCTTCGTCAATATGCAGCGCAATACCATCCTGCTGATCAAGGCGCCGATAGTTGCGCTGATCAATAGTGATCACTGGGGCGCTTTCTAGTGCACAGAGTCTGGCCTTGTTCAGATCTTCCGTCAGAGCGAGCACCGCGCCACATTCATCACGCAGGATAAAGTGCTCCCCCAGATCCCGGCCGTTGACGATCCATTTCAGCAGGCGCATGGACGCGTCGCCATGGCTGGTGATTTCCCGTTGCGGGTTATCGCAACCTGGCTGTGGATCTGTCGAGTCTGCAATGGCACCTTGATGACCGGAAACGCTGAACCCTAGTATCAAGTTTGAACCGCGACAGTAATCCATATCAGTAGGCATAGTAGATTTCCTCTGGTGTTTTGTAGTTGTGTCTCTTTCTTGGTCGGCTATTAAGTTTGTCAGCGATCCTGTCGCATTCAATCTGAGTCAGCTCCGACATACTCGTTCCTTTCGGGAGATACTGTCGTATTAGCCCATTCGCGTTTTCATTGCTGCCTCGCTCCCATGAGTGATGAGGTGTTGCGAAGTAGAATTTCACGCCAGTGCGCTTTTCAACCAGCTTGTACTGATGGAACTCGGTGCCATTATCAGCAGTAATTGTCTTGAACGAGATCGGGTCTCTGCTAATCAATCGAATGACTTTTTTGTTAAGTGATTTGGTGGATCGGTCTCTGAGCTTGCCGATCTGGATGAACCCGGACTTGCGCTCAAGTATCGTTACAATGCAGTCAGTTGAACCTGTTCCCATCACAGTATCGATCTCCCAATGCCCTATAGCGGCGGGTTTCGACGGAGCCAGGCCTTTCTGAGATATGCAGTCAGTTGAACCTGTTCCCATCTTCGCTGCTTGTATCGATCTCCCAATGCCTTCTCAGCGGCGGGTTTCGACGGAGCCAGGCCTTTCTGAGATATGTCTCTTGTCGGCCAATCGCCCCCTGCTGTCATAGGCTCGATAGCGTTTTCTTCGCTGCTTGCTCGACTGGCGAAGATGCATCCATAGAGCGCCACCTTCTGCCTTATCGCGCCAAAGGTACTGATATATCGTTTCATGACTGATGTGGCGGTGCATTAGAGAGAACCGACGAATATGGCCGGATATTTGCTCTGGAGACCACTTCTGTCTCAGCAGTTTCCGGATCAACTTGAAGTGATCATCAGTGTAGTGACGATTGCGCCTGGAGCGACTGCGGCGGGCACGGGTTCGGCGCTCGGCTTTGCTGGGCCTGTACGAACCGTCAATGTGCAAGCAACTGTTGCGCTGTAGCTCGCGATAGAGAGTTGAGAAATGACGCCCCAGCTGGCGTGCGATCTCTCTGACTGACAGGCCTTGCCGTTTTAGTGTGGAAAGCATTACTCTTTCTTCGTAGGTGAGCTGTACATATCTCATAGCAATTTCAACTTCTTGGCGGGAGTGAAAGTGCTGGTATTACAGCTCACCTTTTTATTACATGAAAGTGTCGCGGTTAGTATATGAATTCGGCAACAATAACAGCAGAGCCGGTCCGGCCAGCATCAGGGATCTTTTTTGTTTTCTGGCTCTCCCAGCCATACAGTCCCTCTTTCATCAAACCCCTGTCTGCGATACCCGTAAATATCGGTGCGAAGGCGGAGCTGGGCGTTAGCCGGGGCTTTCACATGCCATTCCCGGGTCTGGTCGGCAAACACATAAGGGAAGCCCTGAACGGGCTGGGTGGACTGTTCCAGCAAATCGTCTTTTTTCAGATCATCACGGTCGGCGCTGCCACGAAAAGCATCCAGACCGATGACCCGAAAGTTCGTGCTGCCAGCATTGCTGACGCTAACCTGCCAGATGCCGTCCTGGTATCGGGTGTTGATTCGGGGATCGGGCTGTTGGCTACCGCCAGGTGAGACAAAGATGGGAAGGCCGATGCGCACTGCCATATTGGCGCCACCGGATTGCCGGGCCCGGGCGGCGGTGTCCTGCAGATAAAGCCGGTAGGCCTTTTCCTCGCTGGGCATGGCCGGCATATGGCGTAGACGGATCACCTGGCGCCCACCGGGCTTCAGCATCAGAATCGGCGGTGAGACGAAGATGTCATTGCTGGGGGTGAGATTGTCCTGACCACCATCCTGTTGCCAGCGCATCACGGTGGTTTGCAGCGTCACGGTCCGCTCGCTGTTGTTTTCGATGCTGAGTTGCGTGGTCGGGTTATTGTGGTCGAACTGAACCCGCAGCGGTGTAATACGAAAACTGCCGGCTTGTGTGCTACAAGCCAGCAGGAATGAGACCAAAAAAACAATCAGGCGCGGGCGAGACGCCAGGCTGGGCCTGGCTCTGGCTACGGGCATCCGGGACTCCTCAGAATTCCACTGTGGCAGTCAGAACATCCGTATAGTTACCGGCCACGACAGTATTGCCGGTCTGGTCGCCGGGAATACTGCCGATAGAGGTATAGACACCAGTGAAGAGGTTGACCAGGCCCAGTACATCCTGACTGACCACGGTTTCCGTGAAGCTCAGCTCGTAGTTGACCTGGTTGGTCGTTGCTACGGCTCCGCCACCCACACCATCCATGATGCTGGTCACGATCGGACCCTGGGAACCTGCCGTGGTGGTGGTGGTGAAGCTGACAGAGCCTCCCGTCACCCGCGGACCTTCCAGAGTAACGCTGACCGGGGTTGTGGTGCAGGCCACGTAAACGCCTGGGACGGTGAGTGCCTGTGCTGTCAGGGGATCCAGGATGGCAGCAAGAGCTGTGTTCAGTGTGGCGATGGGGGTGTTCAGCGTCAGCGTATCGTCATTGCCTGCGCCGCCATCAGCACCGGCATCCGGGTGCGCATCGTTACCGGTCACAGCATTGCCG from Alcanivorax sp. includes the following:
- a CDS encoding fimbria/pilus periplasmic chaperone, translated to MPVARARPSLASRPRLIVFLVSFLLACSTQAGSFRITPLRVQFDHNNPTTQLSIENNSERTVTLQTTVMRWQQDGGQDNLTPSNDIFVSPPILMLKPGGRQVIRLRHMPAMPSEEKAYRLYLQDTAARARQSGGANMAVRIGLPIFVSPGGSQQPDPRINTRYQDGIWQVSVSNAGSTNFRVIGLDAFRGSADRDDLKKDDLLEQSTQPVQGFPYVFADQTREWHVKAPANAQLRLRTDIYGYRRQGFDERGTVWLGEPENKKDP